In a single window of the Danio aesculapii chromosome 20, fDanAes4.1, whole genome shotgun sequence genome:
- the dusp23a gene encoding dual specificity protein phosphatase 23a, which translates to MSSQQNPAEPPNFSWVEPCKLAGLARPTMVHHYRYLLDHGIKHLVSLLEIKPPNYEKCPELILHQISIMDFTPPSRRQILQFLSIVEMVNAKGEGVAVHCAHGHGRTGTMLACYLVKSRHLSGEEAIKEIRRLREGSVETKEQEQAVIDFHNYIHSGCQKH; encoded by the exons atgtCATCTCAACAAAACCCCGCCGAGCCGCCGAACTTCTCATGGGTCGAGCCTTGCAAACTCGCCGGTCTGGCCCGTCCTACAATGGTCCACCACTACAGGTACCTGCTGGACCACGGCATTAAACACCTGGTGTCCTTGTTAGAGATAAAACCACCGAATTATGAGAAGTGCCCGGAGCTGATCCTGCATCAGATCAGTATAATGGACTTCACTCCGCCGAGTCGCAGACAAATCCTGCAGTTCCTGAGCATCGTGGAGATGGTTAATGCTAAAGGAGAG GGGGTGGCGGTTCACTGTGCGCACGGTCACGGCAGGACCGGCACCATGTTGGCCTGTTACCTGGTCAAAAGCAGACACCTGAGCGGGGAAGAGGCCATCAAAGAAATCCGGCGACTCCGAGAAGGCTCCGTCGAGACCAAAGAGCAGGAACAGGCGGTGATAGACTTCCACAACTACATCCACAGCGGCTGTCAGAAGCATTAA